The genomic interval ATCCAATTTGCCGTCAATCCACGCAACGGCGACCTGCGCGTGATTGAGATGAATCCGCGCGTGTCGCGTTCATCGGCGCTCGCGTCTAAGGCGACGGGCTTTCCCATTGCCAAAATTGCCGCCAAACTGGCCGTCGGCTACACGCTCGATGAAATTCCCAATGACATCACGCAGAAAACGCCGGCCTGCTTTGAACCGACGATTGATTATGTGGTGGTCAAGATTCCCAAGTGGGCATTTGAGAAGTTCCCGGATGCCGACCCGACGTTGACCACTCAGATGAAATCGGTGGGCGAAGTCATGGCGATTGGTCGAACGTTCAAGGAAGCGTTTCAGAAGGCTGTGCGCTCGCTCGAAATTGGCCGCGTGTTTACTCCGCCACCGCTCAGTGACGATGAGCTGCGGCGCAAACTGATTGTGCCCAATGCCGAGCGTTTTTACTACATCCAGCATGCGTTTGAGCGGGGCTTTTCCGTTGACTTGGTCGCTGAACTGACCAACATTGACCCGTGGTTTTTGCAGCATCTCAGTGAGATTATTGATGACCGCCTCTGGCTGAAGCAGCAAACGCTGGAGAGCCTGACGGCAGCGCAGTTGTTCAATTTGAAGCAAAAAGGTTTCTCTGATGCGCGGCTGGCGCTGACGTTCGGCTGTGAAGTCGAAGATGTGCGTCGCCATTGTCGGCAGATGGGCGTGCGACCCGTCTATAATCGCGTGGATACCTGTGCGGCTGAATTCGAATCCTTCACGCCATACCTCTACTCAACCTACGGTCTGGAAGATGAATCCTCTCCGCAACCACGTAAGAAGATCATGATCCTAGGCAGCGGACCCAATCGGATTGGGCAGGGCATCGAGTTTGATTATTGTTGCTGCCATGCCGCTTTCGCGCTACGGGAAGATGGCTACGAGACGATCATGGTCAATTGTAATCCTGAGACGGTCTCGACTGACTATGACACGGCCGATCGCCTCTATTTTGATCCATTGACATTCGAAGATGTCATGAACATCTACGAGGTTGAACAACCCGATGGCGTCATTGTTCAGTTTGGTGGGCAAACGCCTCTGAATTTGGCCATGCGCCTGTGGCGAGCGGGCGTCAAGATCATTGGCACTTCTCCTGATTCAATTGATCTGGCCGAGGATCGGCAGCGCTTCGGGCGCTTGCTCCGCGATCTGGATATTGCGCAGCCCCCTCACGGGACGGCCAGTAGCGCCCAAGAGGCTCGTCGCGTGGCAGCGCAAATTGGCTATCCTGTGTTGGTGCGTCCCAGTTATGTGCTCGGCGGGCGCGCGATGGCCATCGTTTATGATGAGCGCGACCTGGATAATTACATGACCTCAGCCGTCGCTGCCTCGCCTGAACGCCCTGTGCTGATTGATCGGTTTTTGGAAGATGCCGTTGAGTATGATGTGGATGCGCTGGCCGACGGCTATGAATGTGTGATCGCAGGCATTCAGGAACATATCGAAGAGGCCGGCATCCATTCAGGCGATAGCTCGTCAGTGTTGCCAGCAACCAACGTGACGCCGAGCGTGCTTGAAAAGATTCGTCTTTACACGCGGCAATTAGCCTCGGCGCTGCATGTGGTTGGATTGATGAACGTGCAGTATGCGGTCAAAGATGGTCAGGTCTTTGTCCTGGAAGTGAACCCGCGAGCTTCACGAACCGTGCCATTTGTCAGCAAAGCGACCGGCGTGCCGCTGGCTAAGATCGCCGCGCGATTGATGACTGGTCGGAGGCTCAAAGAATTCAATCTGCCGGCGGAGCTGAGTGTAGACCGATTTTACATCAAAGCCCCTGTGTTTCCGTTCTCCAAATTTCCTGGCGTTGACCCAGTTCTCGGCCCTGAGATGCGTTCAACCGGCGAAGTGATGGGCATTGCCGAGAGTTTTGGCGCAGCGTTTCTCAAGGCCATGCTTGCAGCAGGCATGAGCTTGCCGCGGCAGGGTACTGTTTTTCTCAGCGTCAATGATCGTGATAAGCCGGCGCTGCTGCCCATTGCTCGCCGACTCCTTGAACTTGGTTTCGCGATTGTCGCCACGCGCGGCACGGCGAACTTGCTCCAGAGCCATGGCATGGCTGCCCGCTCAGTATTTAAAGTGAATGAAGGACGACCAAACGTGGTTGACCTGATCAAGAGCGAGCAAATCCAATTGATCATCAACACACCGCTTGGCCGC from Blastocatellia bacterium carries:
- the carB gene encoding carbamoyl-phosphate synthase large subunit, with the translated sequence MPKRTDIHRIFIIGSGPIVIGQACEFDYSGTQACKALRGEGYEVILVNSNPATIMTDPEIADRTYVEPLTVEALEKIIERERPDALLPTVGGQTALNLAVELAERGVLERFGVRMIGANLHAVKVAEDRQLFRQAMEQIGLQMPRARTAHSVDEGWRVVEEFQLPYPIIIRPSFTLGGTGGGIAYNDEEFVQIVERGLAASPIHQVLVEESVIGWKEFELEVMRDRADNVVIICSIENIDPMGVHTGDSVTVAPAQTLTDKEYQRMRDAAIAVIRQVGVETGGSNIQFAVNPRNGDLRVIEMNPRVSRSSALASKATGFPIAKIAAKLAVGYTLDEIPNDITQKTPACFEPTIDYVVVKIPKWAFEKFPDADPTLTTQMKSVGEVMAIGRTFKEAFQKAVRSLEIGRVFTPPPLSDDELRRKLIVPNAERFYYIQHAFERGFSVDLVAELTNIDPWFLQHLSEIIDDRLWLKQQTLESLTAAQLFNLKQKGFSDARLALTFGCEVEDVRRHCRQMGVRPVYNRVDTCAAEFESFTPYLYSTYGLEDESSPQPRKKIMILGSGPNRIGQGIEFDYCCCHAAFALREDGYETIMVNCNPETVSTDYDTADRLYFDPLTFEDVMNIYEVEQPDGVIVQFGGQTPLNLAMRLWRAGVKIIGTSPDSIDLAEDRQRFGRLLRDLDIAQPPHGTASSAQEARRVAAQIGYPVLVRPSYVLGGRAMAIVYDERDLDNYMTSAVAASPERPVLIDRFLEDAVEYDVDALADGYECVIAGIQEHIEEAGIHSGDSSSVLPATNVTPSVLEKIRLYTRQLASALHVVGLMNVQYAVKDGQVFVLEVNPRASRTVPFVSKATGVPLAKIAARLMTGRRLKEFNLPAELSVDRFYIKAPVFPFSKFPGVDPVLGPEMRSTGEVMGIAESFGAAFLKAMLAAGMSLPRQGTVFLSVNDRDKPALLPIARRLLELGFAIVATRGTANLLQSHGMAARSVFKVNEGRPNVVDLIKSEQIQLIINTPLGRASFFDEKAIRRAAVQYRVPCITTMTGAKATVSAIESLQREQLEVCTLQEYHLHSSNR